One window of Apteryx mantelli isolate bAptMan1 chromosome 8, bAptMan1.hap1, whole genome shotgun sequence genomic DNA carries:
- the AKR1A1 gene encoding aldo-keto reductase family 1 member A1 isoform X1, with amino-acid sequence MSAACNFLVLHTGQKMPLIGLGTWKSDPGQVKEAVKYALSAGYRHIDCAAVYSNEAEIGEAFQECIGPNKGIKREDLFVTSKLWNTKHHPEDVEPALRKTLGDLKLAYLDLYLMHWPHAFERGDNLFPKNPDGIMRYDYTDYKDTWKAMEKLVEKGLVKAIGLSNFNSRQIDDVLSVATVKPAVLQVECHPYLAQNELIAHCQKRGLVVTAYSPLGSPDRAWKHPDEPVLLEEPGIKKLAEKYSKSPAQIILRWQVQRKVVAIPKSVTPARILQNLQVFDFSLTEEEVSHIGSLNKNYRYIVPMITVNGKLVARDAEHPNYPFKDPY; translated from the exons ATGTCTGCAGCATGCAACTTCCTTGTGCTCCACACTGGTCAGAAGATGCCTCTCATAGGATTGGGAACTTGGAAAAGTGACCCTGGCCAA GTGAAAGAAGCAGTGAAATATGCCCTAAGCGCAGGTTATCGCCACATTGACTGTGCGGCAGTTTACAGCAATGAAGCAGAGATAGGTGAGGCTTTCCAGGAATGCATCGGGCCCAACAag GGTATTAAAAGAGAGGACCTATTTGTAACATCAAAGCTCTGGAATACCAAGCACCACCCGGAAGATGTGGAGCCAGCGCTAAGGAAAACACTTGGAGATTTGAAGCTGGCTTACCTGGACCTGTACCTCATGCACTGGCCTCATGCCTTTGA ACGAGGGGACAATCTCTTCCCAAAGAATCCTGATGGCATAATGCGATATGATTACACTGATTACAAGGATACCTGGAAGGCTATGGAGAAGCTGGTAGAAAAAGGTCTTGTAAAAGCCATTGGGCTGTCAAACTTCAACAGCCGTCAGATTGATGATGTACTCAGTGTGGCCACTGTCAAACCAGCTGTGCTCCAG GTGGAATGTCATCCCTATCTAGCTCAGAATGAGCTGATAGCTCACTGCCAAAAGCGAGGACTGGTTGTCACTGCCTACAGTCCACTTGGCTCTCCAGATCGAGCGTGGAAACATCCAGATGAGCCTGTGCTTCTAGAAGAACCTGGGATCAAAAAACTGGCAGAAAAATACAGCAAGTCACCTGCCCAGATCATCCTCAG GTGGCAAGTGCAGCGTAAAGTTGTTGCCATTCCCAAGAGTGTCACTCCTGCTCGCATTCTGCAGAATCTCCAG GTGTTTGATTTCAGTCTCACAGAAGAGGAGGTGAGCCACATCGGGAGCCTGAATAAAAATTACCGTTACATTGTGCCAATGATCACG GTGAATGGAAAGCTAGTAGCAAGAGATGCTGAACACCCCAATTACCCCTTCAAAGACCCCTATTAA
- the AKR1A1 gene encoding aldo-keto reductase family 1 member A1 isoform X2: MHWPHAFERGDNLFPKNPDGIMRYDYTDYKDTWKAMEKLVEKGLVKAIGLSNFNSRQIDDVLSVATVKPAVLQVECHPYLAQNELIAHCQKRGLVVTAYSPLGSPDRAWKHPDEPVLLEEPGIKKLAEKYSKSPAQIILRWQVQRKVVAIPKSVTPARILQNLQVFDFSLTEEEVSHIGSLNKNYRYIVPMITVNGKLVARDAEHPNYPFKDPY; encoded by the exons ATGCACTGGCCTCATGCCTTTGA ACGAGGGGACAATCTCTTCCCAAAGAATCCTGATGGCATAATGCGATATGATTACACTGATTACAAGGATACCTGGAAGGCTATGGAGAAGCTGGTAGAAAAAGGTCTTGTAAAAGCCATTGGGCTGTCAAACTTCAACAGCCGTCAGATTGATGATGTACTCAGTGTGGCCACTGTCAAACCAGCTGTGCTCCAG GTGGAATGTCATCCCTATCTAGCTCAGAATGAGCTGATAGCTCACTGCCAAAAGCGAGGACTGGTTGTCACTGCCTACAGTCCACTTGGCTCTCCAGATCGAGCGTGGAAACATCCAGATGAGCCTGTGCTTCTAGAAGAACCTGGGATCAAAAAACTGGCAGAAAAATACAGCAAGTCACCTGCCCAGATCATCCTCAG GTGGCAAGTGCAGCGTAAAGTTGTTGCCATTCCCAAGAGTGTCACTCCTGCTCGCATTCTGCAGAATCTCCAG GTGTTTGATTTCAGTCTCACAGAAGAGGAGGTGAGCCACATCGGGAGCCTGAATAAAAATTACCGTTACATTGTGCCAATGATCACG GTGAATGGAAAGCTAGTAGCAAGAGATGCTGAACACCCCAATTACCCCTTCAAAGACCCCTATTAA